One genomic segment of Frankiales bacterium includes these proteins:
- a CDS encoding diaminopimelate epimerase, whose protein sequence is MHVLKGHGTGNDFVLVPDPDARHDLTPSQVRALTDRRFGIGGDGVLRVVPTAAVAEVADQAADAAWFMDYRNHDGSLAEMCGNGARVFARYLVDARLERGPQFSIATRGGARAVRIEDDGDVTVDMGVATTPALRAMPVVQVGHVSWNGSGVLVPNPHCVVLMDDADELAALDLTVAPHVAPASVFPDGVNVEFAHRLGAHAEHHVRMRVHERGVGETLSCGTGAVAVMVAVAAHDSAPLETAYTVEVPGGTVVVTRRADSHLELRGPAVIVGSITLGPGTTAQH, encoded by the coding sequence CTGCACGTGCTCAAGGGCCACGGCACCGGCAACGACTTCGTGCTCGTACCGGATCCCGACGCCCGCCACGACCTCACCCCGTCGCAGGTGCGCGCGCTCACCGACCGCCGCTTCGGGATCGGCGGCGACGGCGTGCTGCGCGTGGTGCCCACGGCCGCGGTCGCCGAGGTCGCCGACCAGGCTGCGGACGCCGCGTGGTTCATGGACTACCGCAACCACGACGGCAGCCTCGCCGAGATGTGCGGCAACGGGGCGCGGGTGTTCGCGCGCTACCTCGTCGACGCCCGCCTCGAGCGCGGCCCGCAGTTCTCCATCGCCACCCGCGGCGGCGCGCGCGCCGTGCGCATCGAAGACGACGGCGACGTCACGGTCGACATGGGCGTCGCCACCACGCCGGCGCTGCGCGCCATGCCGGTCGTGCAGGTGGGCCACGTGAGCTGGAACGGCTCCGGCGTGCTGGTGCCCAACCCGCACTGCGTGGTGCTCATGGACGACGCCGACGAGCTCGCCGCGCTCGACCTCACCGTCGCGCCCCACGTCGCGCCGGCGTCGGTGTTCCCCGACGGCGTCAACGTCGAGTTCGCCCACCGCCTCGGCGCCCATGCCGAGCACCACGTGCGGATGCGCGTGCACGAGCGCGGCGTGGGGGAGACGCTCTCGTGCGGCACGGGTGCCGTCGCCGTGATGGTGGCCGTGGCCGCGCACGACTCCGCGCCGCTCGAGACCGCCTACACCGTGGAGGTGCCGGGCGGCACCGTGGTGGTCACGCGCCGCGCCGACTCCCACCTCGAGCTGCGCGGCCCCGCTGTCATCGTCGGCAGCATCACGCTCGGCCCCGGCACCACGGCACAGCACTGA